A genome region from Setaria italica strain Yugu1 chromosome III, Setaria_italica_v2.0, whole genome shotgun sequence includes the following:
- the LOC101786165 gene encoding myb-related protein MYBAS2 has protein sequence MVTVREETRKGPWTEQEDLQLVCTVRLFGERRWDFIAKVSGLNRTGKSCRLRWVNYLHPGLKRGRMSPNEERLILELHARWGNRWSRIARRLPGRTDNEIKNYWRTHMRKKAQERKRNMSPSSSSSSLTYQSCYPDTPSTVGVEGQELHGGSGCITSIMKGTPPDMDVYPMDQIWMEIEAPDVPSSMGLDGGNENACSSLAAPLVPPAAWDYYPEAGWKMDDEIKMAPQFGYGEGVGPCF, from the exons ATGGTGACAGTGAGAGAAGAGACTCGCAAGGGGCCTTGGACAGAGCAGGAGGACCTGCAACTGGTATGCACTGTCCGTCTGTTCGGTGAACGTCGTTGGGATTTCATTGCCAAAGTATCAG GGCTCAACCGAACAGGCAAGAGCTGCCGCCTGCGCTGGGTCAACTACCTTCATCCTGGCCTCAAGCGTGGGCGTATGTCTCCCAATGAAGAGCGCCTCATCCTCGAGCTTCATGCTAGATGGGGAAACAG GTGGTCCAGGATTGCACGCCGCTTGCCAGGGCGCACTGACAATGagatcaagaactactggaGGACGCACATGAGGAAGAAAGCacaggagaggaagaggaacatGTCCCCATCATCGTCCTCATCTTCACTGACTTACCAGTCCTGCTACCCAGATACTCCCTCAACCGTTGGAGTTGAGGGGCAGGAGCTTCATGGTGGCAGTGGCTGCATCACAAGCATCATGAAGGGCACCCCTCCAGACATGGATGTATATCCCATGGACCAGATATGGATGGAAATTGAGGCACCTGATGTGCCCTCGAGCATGGGCCTTGATGGAGGGAACGAAAATGCATGCAGCAGCCTCGCCGCCCCTCTGGTGCCACCTGCAGCGTGGGATTACTACCCAGAGGCTGGCTGGAAGATGGATGATGAGATCAAGATGGCACCACAATTCGGTTACGGTGAAGGAGTTGGCCCCTGCTTTTGA
- the LOC101786558 gene encoding diaminopimelate epimerase, chloroplastic isoform X2 — protein sequence MSPAAAAAATTTTSFAAAATVSSPAAPSRGCVRLSLRGVPCAPRRAVASMAVSTPRSAAAASFLERRESGRALHFVKYQGLGNDFIMVDNRDSSVPKVTPEEAAKLCDRNFGIGADGVIFVMPGSNGADYTMRIFNSDGSEPEMCGNGVRCFARFIAELENLQGTHSFTIHTGAGLIIPEIQSDGQVKVDMGEPILSGPDIPTKLLATKNKVVVQAELEVEGLTWHVTCVSMGNPHCVTFGAKDLKVLQVDDLKLSEIGPKFEHHEMFPARTNTEFVQVLSRSHLKMRVWERGAGATLACGTGACAVVVAAVLEGRAERKCVVDLPGGPLEIEWREDDNHVYMTGPAEAVFYGSVVH from the exons atgtcgcccgccgccgccgccgccgccaccaccaccacctccttcgCGGCCgcagccaccgtctcctcccccgccgccccatCCCGCGGCTGCGTCCGCCTTTCGCTCCGCGGGGTCCCCTGCGCCCCTCGCCGGGCCGTCGCCTCGATGGCCGTTTCCACCCccaggtccgccgccgccgcctcgttcCTCGAGCGCCGCGAGTCCGGGCGCGCCCTCCACTTTGTCAAGTACCAGGGCCTGGGAAACGACTTCATCATG GTGGACAATAGGGATTCGTCAGTGCCGAAGGTGActccggaggaggcggcgaagcTGTGCGACCGGAACTTTGGCATTGGCGCTGATGGCGTCATCTTCGTCATGCCGGGGAGCAATGGCGCGGACTACACCATGAGGATCTTCAACTCCGATGGCAGTGAGCCGGAG ATGTGTGGTAATGGAGTCCGTTGCTTTGCTCGGTTTATAGCTGAGCTTGAAAACCTGCAGGGAACACATAG CTTCACGATTCATACTGGTGCTGGACTGATCATTCCTGAAATACAAAGTGATGGGCAG GTAAAGGTTGATATGGGCGAGCCCATCCTTTCTGGACCAGATATCCCCACAAAATTGCTAGCTACCAAGAACAAAGTTGTTGTCCAAGCTGAATTAGAAGTTGAGGGCTTAACATGGCATGTAACATGTGTTAGCATGGGCAACCCTCACTGTGTCACATTTGGTGCAAAAGACTTAAAG GTCTTGCAGGTCGACGATCTAAAACTTAGTGAAATTGGGCCTAAATTTGAGCACCATGAAATGTTTCCTGCTCGTACCAACACAG AATTCGTACAGGTTTTGTCTCGTTCACACCTAAAAATGCGAGTTTGGGAGCGTGGTGCTG GAGCAACTCTTGCTTGTGGTACTGGTGCTTGTgcagttgttgttgctgctgttcTAGAGGGCCGAGCTGAGCGG AAATGTGTAGTTGATTTGCCTGGCGGCCCATTGGAAATAGAGTGGAGGGAGGATGACAATCATGTTTACATGACTGGTCCAGCAGAGGCTGTCTTTTATGGGTCTGTTGTTCACTAG
- the LOC101786558 gene encoding diaminopimelate epimerase, chloroplastic isoform X1 — MSPAAAAAATTTTSFAAAATVSSPAAPSRGCVRLSLRGVPCAPRRAVASMAVSTPRSAAAASFLERRESGRALHFVKYQGLGNDFIMVDNRDSSVPKVTPEEAAKLCDRNFGIGADGVIFVMPGSNGADYTMRIFNSDGSEPEMCGNGVRCFARFIAELENLQGTHSFTIHTGAGLIIPEIQSDGQVKVDMGEPILSGPDIPTKLLATKNKVVVQAELEVEGLTWHVTCVSMGNPHCVTFGAKDLKQVLQVDDLKLSEIGPKFEHHEMFPARTNTEFVQVLSRSHLKMRVWERGAGATLACGTGACAVVVAAVLEGRAERKCVVDLPGGPLEIEWREDDNHVYMTGPAEAVFYGSVVH, encoded by the exons atgtcgcccgccgccgccgccgccgccaccaccaccacctccttcgCGGCCgcagccaccgtctcctcccccgccgccccatCCCGCGGCTGCGTCCGCCTTTCGCTCCGCGGGGTCCCCTGCGCCCCTCGCCGGGCCGTCGCCTCGATGGCCGTTTCCACCCccaggtccgccgccgccgcctcgttcCTCGAGCGCCGCGAGTCCGGGCGCGCCCTCCACTTTGTCAAGTACCAGGGCCTGGGAAACGACTTCATCATG GTGGACAATAGGGATTCGTCAGTGCCGAAGGTGActccggaggaggcggcgaagcTGTGCGACCGGAACTTTGGCATTGGCGCTGATGGCGTCATCTTCGTCATGCCGGGGAGCAATGGCGCGGACTACACCATGAGGATCTTCAACTCCGATGGCAGTGAGCCGGAG ATGTGTGGTAATGGAGTCCGTTGCTTTGCTCGGTTTATAGCTGAGCTTGAAAACCTGCAGGGAACACATAG CTTCACGATTCATACTGGTGCTGGACTGATCATTCCTGAAATACAAAGTGATGGGCAG GTAAAGGTTGATATGGGCGAGCCCATCCTTTCTGGACCAGATATCCCCACAAAATTGCTAGCTACCAAGAACAAAGTTGTTGTCCAAGCTGAATTAGAAGTTGAGGGCTTAACATGGCATGTAACATGTGTTAGCATGGGCAACCCTCACTGTGTCACATTTGGTGCAAAAGACTTAAAG CAGGTCTTGCAGGTCGACGATCTAAAACTTAGTGAAATTGGGCCTAAATTTGAGCACCATGAAATGTTTCCTGCTCGTACCAACACAG AATTCGTACAGGTTTTGTCTCGTTCACACCTAAAAATGCGAGTTTGGGAGCGTGGTGCTG GAGCAACTCTTGCTTGTGGTACTGGTGCTTGTgcagttgttgttgctgctgttcTAGAGGGCCGAGCTGAGCGG AAATGTGTAGTTGATTTGCCTGGCGGCCCATTGGAAATAGAGTGGAGGGAGGATGACAATCATGTTTACATGACTGGTCCAGCAGAGGCTGTCTTTTATGGGTCTGTTGTTCACTAG